The DNA sequence TGTGTGATTAATAGTATTTCAAAGATGTATGAAAAGGCGCGTTTTGAAAAGCCCCTGCCGTTTACCTGCGGATAATTGCCGGTGAATGGCGGGTTTTTTCCGGCGAAGGGAACAATCAGTGATCTTAATGATAGCTACACCGAGTTCGGTGAATGCTCCAGGTGCAGGATTCGCCCCTCCGGTAAAACGTTAACTTTGACAAAAAAATCAGTATGAAGAATATCATCATTACGGGCGCCGCGGGAAATCTTGGGAAAGCGGTATCCGTTCATTTTCTGAAAAAGAAATACCGGGTAATCGCGCTAGTGCGGGATGCCGGTGAAGCCGAAGCGCTCAGCGGGTCCGTGGATTTGGATGCGGCGAATTTGCAGGTGGAAGCACTGGACCTTACCGATGAGCAGGCAGTGGAGGCCGTTTCCGGGAAAGTGATCCGGGACTACGGTAATATTGACGCCGCGCTGCTGCTGGCAGGCGGATTCGCCATGGGCAATATTCATACAACCAGTATGCAGGACATTAAAAGCCAGCTGGCGATTAACTTTGAAACCGCATATCCCCTTGCCCGTCATATTTTCAGGCATATGCTGGAAAAGGGCAGTGGCCGGCTGGTGTTCGTGGGAACACGCCCCGCGCTGAAACCTGCGGATGGAAAAAATATGATTGCTTACGCGCTTAGCAAATCACTACTTTTTAATCTTTCTGAGCAGCTCAACGAGGAAGCCGCCGGCACCAATGTGGTCAGCAGCGTGATCGTTCCGAGTACCATTGATACCCCCGCCAACCGGGCTGCGATGCCAAAGGCGGATTTCGATAAATGGGTAAAATCTCAACAAATAGCGGAATTGCTGCACCTGATCTGCTCAGAAACCGGCGCCCCGCTCAGGGAAACGGTGCTGAAGATCTACGGGCACAGCTAATATGCTGATGAAAGGTGATGCTTCAGGGCGCTGGCTGCTGACCTGGACCGCGCAATGCCGCGACTAAGGCTTCGTTTTGAAGCCTGTTCGGTGCAGCCGCGCAATAAAAACACAAAAATGGCCTGTCCGCCACGGTAGCGAACAGGCCATTTTTGTATAAGCCGTACTAGCGCGCTGATCCCATACCGGATGGTATGGCGCGCCGCCCCGGGAATTTCCTTTTCCTTAGGAACGTTCCAGCAGTTTGAAGAACTGGTCCA is a window from the Anseongella ginsenosidimutans genome containing:
- a CDS encoding SDR family NAD(P)-dependent oxidoreductase codes for the protein MKNIIITGAAGNLGKAVSVHFLKKKYRVIALVRDAGEAEALSGSVDLDAANLQVEALDLTDEQAVEAVSGKVIRDYGNIDAALLLAGGFAMGNIHTTSMQDIKSQLAINFETAYPLARHIFRHMLEKGSGRLVFVGTRPALKPADGKNMIAYALSKSLLFNLSEQLNEEAAGTNVVSSVIVPSTIDTPANRAAMPKADFDKWVKSQQIAELLHLICSETGAPLRETVLKIYGHS